gaaataatttttctttaaattacttGAAAATATACATGCTTTGTAAatcttatctttaaaaaaaggcatattttttatatgacttcttaaaaagaaaaagcatatcaattttaatacatGCTTTTCTTaaacataaatgttttaaagaagGTGTGACCAGGGAAAAGGTAACTTCAGTTTAATATTTTGGACTTTAATATTAAATTCgcaatttgatattttagactttaattatatgtattttataattaattcaattttatattttcgtttctttttacatttcataTCCAGGACTTAAAATCAACATGATTTTATATGCAATTTAATctaatatattattaaacaaattgtaaaacacATAGAATTaaagtctgaaatataaaaattgagaactaatttaaaatatttaagtcCAAAATATCAAACTGAAGTTGCTTTTTCCTTGGTCACAAGGGCAtcaattttagataaaaaaaaaataactgtacgtttcttttttttctattcttaatTAGGACCAGCGAAATATCAAAACTCTGTATAAATCGTTATTTTGCGGAATTCCCTTAACTGAGAGCGCTAACCCAGGGGCCATTTTGCCGGAGCCGGCAAAATAGCCACTGTCCAATGTCAAAGTTcaggaaaaattcaaaacggggTGTCCGGCATTTATGTACATCGCCGATCGGTTTATTTAACTTGGGCCGACATTCGTAGGTGAGAATTTTTACCAGTCTAATAACATAATGAATTTCAACCCTTCCATTATAATTACgttgaaatgtttttaatacGACTTCCCTAACCTGAGGCAGAACTATGCAAGCATACGAATTATAACTCCCACGTATATAGTAACATTGTTTCTTCTATTACAAAGATATAATATTTCTCAGTTAAACTAGTAGTACAGTGACACATAATTTCTTCATGGcaataaaaagaaaagggagatgtgttatgattgcgaattagacaactatcaaccaaaattcaaatgaagtagAGCACGGtacaaacaattatatacaGCCGTACGACCAAagacaatgagacaaatatatACTGTACATTAATCCGTAGAAGGCCAAGACAtgcaaaaaatgaaacaatgtaactgagaaaactaacagcttaacttattacaaaacaatgatttgttttaccaaaaaaaaatctaacgtAGATGATATTGGTGTCTCAAGTAACAGTGACTTTCTGTACTAATTATAGAACGTCTCTGGTCTTAGATAGGAACAGATACGATCTGTTAAAATTAACTCTGATACAAACCAAAACtatctgaaactgacattgaaaagatgcttgattttttgattgacaacattTTTGTAACGTTTGaaggaattgaaaaaaagtcaaCATTCCCACAGTGTATCAtgggaaaaaagtaaaaacacaaaaatactgaactccgagggaaattcaaaaaggaaagtccaaaatcaaaaggcaaaatcaaaattctaaatacatcaaacgaatggataacaactgtcatattcccgacttggtacagacattttctaatgtagaaaatggtagccTTGAACCTGGATTTATACGTACACAAATGTAGCTACAATGTAAACCTCtcaattgtatgacagtcgcattaaattcATGTGTTCCTCTTCTTGTTTCTTTATTCATATGAAGCGGACTTCTTACAGGAACTTCTTTAGAAGAAAGAAAAGTAGTTAGCAGCATGCTtcaactttactttccgctatttAAATGGTGTTCTCTAAcgaatttattcaaaatttagtgacgcatctatcccatcaaacttgagataaaggatacaacagatacagttaaatcTGCGTCAATTCGATTTCACTGACTTGCATCTAGAAATTGCTGACATCGAACATTGGTGTTATATCTACATTTGGTTCCAGATTTATTAGCCAATGTTGGATTTGTGAAAAgcatcaaatagaaaaaaaatagaatagattttttttttattttccaaatctTTAAGGGCCAATAAAGGGCATGTGTACCAGGGCCCTTTAcggctgactatgcggtatgggctttgttcatcgttgaaggccgtatggtgacctatagttgtttatgtctgtattattttggtctcttgtggacagttgtctcattggaatcattccacatcttcttttttatatgtgtatACAATCAGTTACAATCGATTGACATACTTGATAATtgtacaaatttcaaatttttagttTCAAGTTTTTATCAAATCAGGAAAATCGATTACAAAGTATAAAGATGTCTTCCCCCACATTAACATATTCAGataagttttctataattttcaaatttttcaagttgcaatcgaataaggaaatgtttttcatCTAATATTTGATTGCAGTTCAATCATATTCTGTTTTCTCTCTTAATTTTTGGTGTGAACATATCTACCCTTTTCAATCTAAAGAGGGTGGGAGCTAATTCTTTACCTCAGGCAGAGACATATTAATATTATGGTCTCTTTCTCTTGGGTCACATGTCCGACAGGTTTATTCTTAATCAAATCACAAAGATTATGCaaaatttattaattgattaatattttaattacaacAATAAACATATCATTACAGTGTGCCTGCGTATCTTGTAGTTTTACTTATGTTAGTCGAGAAATAGGTACTAAAAACTCAAAGATCTTTAAATCTACGAAGAATTCTCGATAAATAAATTTGAGGGCGACACTGAAATAGGGCGTGTTGGTCTAAGGCGACTATGTAATGGGACGAGTTGTCTCACTTCCAATCTCAGTaaagttattccccttgaaccGTTGAATGGTAAAAATTGACAGTTCTGTGTAACTTCATAATAATTAGCTATAGATGAGTTCATAGTTAAGATCAATTGTaagttttaaatgaattttacttcatttgttcatgatttatattaaaactcACAAATAACGTCCGGCTGCACAACACAATCTCATTGACAAGAATGATAGatctaaatttgataaaaaaattgacatcacaaattaagaatctatatacctcaaaaaatgaatataataatgtCCCAATCCTAATAATGGCACCAGTATCAGTCCAATCCACGTCTCAGTCATTACAGCTAAACGGACGTGCTGGTCGGCTAGCTCTTCTTCACCCGCTATCTTGGTTGAGGGTTTTACAGTTAGATGATCAACAACTTACGTTACTACTTTAGTTGACAGAAACCAAACCAAAGCTGTACAGCAAACATAGTAGTTGGTGTATTCCCGCTTTAATATGCACTAAAAAACCCATTGTAGATTGGGGAGACTGTTATGCCGATTAACATCTGAGGGCTGTATCCTAGGTGTTAGATGATTGACCTTCATTTCACTGCCTTAGGCTTTGGTCCTGATAATGCTTCCTGTCATCTTTAGCACTACTTCCAAGAGTCATCTACCAGTACTCCATCAACAAGGTTAGTgggctgccaagctgaccaaactGGCACTGGAAGcagcatacatgtacatgccaacttttcaaaatgcccatggggttATTTGCGTGCAAAATGGCTGCCATAGTCctaaaaaaccttcaagggggacTTTAAAtccattttaatgttgttttttggcttcttcttACGTTTTTAGCCTaatgtcattgtaaaattaattgttttgtttaagatgttaaaattgttgacaaaattgctctttcagaATTTCAATTTGGAAgtctccatgggggaaatccagGGGTCGAATTAAAGCTTTTTTGTGTACTGGCCAGAAAATCAACTGGTCCAGCTCCAAATCTACTGGTCCTGCAAAAATGACATGCATTTGACAACTTTATCATTTGTAATACTTAGTACCCCCGTAATTGATGTTGCAGGTAAATTGTTTTTCAGAGATTTTTATCGGCAAATTTCTACTGGTCTGCTGGACCACCAGCTGACAAAATCTACTGGTGCAACGCAAATTCTAATGGTCTCAGACCACCCTACCAGCGCTAATTTCGACCCTTGGGGAAATCCctcgcaaatagtgacagttggcaggtttgaagcagccgttgtgaagaaataacatcaaGATGGTCAAAAACCAAaaagtactaaaaaaaaaaccaagatgtCGACCTCCAAAATGGCATCCACCACCTGTTCCTGATGgcacaaaattatttaaacgcTTGCAGAGGAGACCGTGCGgagctgtatagccagtcaaggtcattAAAATCTTCCATTTGTTGTAAACTGTGCAGCAAACATGAGCATGATGAGCTAAGGTTCTGCAGCTATAAATGTATTTAgtacacttttggtatttagctgtattttgcctcTGAATGACCTTATATCACCTCTGAATAACCTTTTGACGTCACTCAACAATCACTTTTGAGTTGTGACGTCAAAAGTTTTgaattatgatgtcaaaatttaCGGGAACCTGACTGATTATATgccagtcaggggtactacttgtacaagtgtattttatttacttgaagaagtaaaaaaaatatacacataattataagtaaataaatcaaatgtttgaataatctccccctaattttctaaaaaaattacttgcataagtaaatttttcttacgatcccaaaaaaattctgaagttttgagagattatttttttcgccaagtaacataAACAGGTCCTTGTAGAGTgtatcttattttatttaatgaagaatTCAGATAAGTCTTATCCAATCCATGAACTGGAACCttccttattaaaataaagtattgcaCTTTCTGCATGGTCTGTGCTCTGCTCATTTGGTAATTTTTATGCCCCTCTTATGCCCCagctacgatagtagaggggcattatgttttctggtctgtgcctccatTGGTCCGTCCATGCGTCTGTtcgctttaggttaaagtttttggtcaaggtagttttcaaagaagttgaagttcaatcaacttgaaacttagtacacatgttccccatgatatgatctttctaattttaatgccaaattatagttttgatcccaatttcacagtccactgaacatagaaaatgatagtgcgaagttcaggttaaagttttggtcaaggtaaattttgatgaagttaaagttacatatactgtggattcatttattttcgtgggtatcaattttcgtggatagagAAAAAAGTACGGTTCGTGGTATACGTAAATTCGTGGATcgctgataaaaaaaaaatctgatacaTTAttcgtggattttttttttattaagagatcatataacctccttggtttgatcaatgataaaaaaaaaaaagaaggaattcATTgaataagttttgaattttcaaatcatTGAAAACTTCTACTACAATAATGGACAAAGACaactaattatttgtttgttttacaatttataaattattgtttgAATTCTATAAGGCATTCAAAACTTTATGATTGAAAGCTCATTTCACTAATCAcgatataataaacatataagtaaaaggtgtgaaaataaatgttcctgtcataaacaatattacctaTGGGCAATATCCCTGCACTTAATCCTATTGATTTTTAATCACTAGTAAACCAAACTATGACACAGTAATTAACAACTTGCAATTATTTTCCATGAACAGtcttaatcaattttaaaaagtaaaatatcactgatattcgatatatttattattgatttaaaatacttgtatcttctttcaataaaaaaaaaaaacacgttatgTAACAATGTTTATCGCTAGTCAACACTTTACTAGAACTGCATTTCATAAACGGAAATAAACATCCGGCTCCACACACATTTCTCGGGATTAATCTTCGTTGAATTCTTAAATTCGTGGTTCGCTGTgacccacgaaacccacgaaaattggtataccacgaataaaaatgaatccacagtacttgaAAGTTAATAtccatgttccctatgatatgatctttctaattttaattccaaattaaagttttgaccacAATTTCATAgtccactgaacacagaaaatgatactGTGAGCGGGGCATCGGgccatccgtgtactatggacacattcttgtttcactACAGATTGTcatgtttaagattttttttaattttttttacagagcaTTTAGCAACTGGTTGCAGGACTGAGAATATACAATGCATATAACTGTTGAATGGTACATGTAGAATAATCAAATTTCATGAATGAGAAAAGCTTCAAacttttaacagaaaaaaaagaagttggTAGAAAATGAATAGTTAATCAGGAACACATAATATACTGTTTTGATAATGGCCATGGAAACACCAAATGGTATAATCACAAGTGCAAGCAGTTCTTCTGCTAGCAGTGCTGAATTAAAAAGTCCAATAAATTGCATCAGTTCTTATAAGAGAAAGGACTCACTGCTATCAAGATGGAAAAAATCAGGGCTAGCATTCAGAAGATATCTAAATTGTTTAGATGCAAAACAATCAGATAGTTCAACGGATGAGGAATTATTTAATAAAGTCAAGACGGGTCAGCTTACTAAAAATGATTACGTTAAAAAATCGTCAATGTCAAAACACACATCCAATATAGACGAAAGACTGTCTGATAGTTCTGGTAATGGCGCCACAGaagttaaaaacaataatagaaTTTCATTGGCTCGTAAATGTTTACATCGGGACAAGATTTGTCATAAAGAGGAGAACTGTGTCTATGGTGAATGTTGTACTGCTAATGCTCTGCTCACTGATGATTATTTATCCCTACATTCCAGTAGAAACTGTACCACTGACACAGACCAGTCTGATTGGTGTCAAAGTACGGACCTGATAGAAAGCACCTGTGATTGCTGTAGTAGTCAATGTGATAATTATGATATGACTAAGAACTGTTTGGACAGTTGTCATGCTTGTAAGAAAATGGAGGCAGACCAGACTGATTTTTATTCATTCCAAGGTCAAGATGAAGATAATATCTGTTCAGATCATTCCAAACTTTTACTCAACCAAAGTGAAAACCATAAACTTTATAGAACTGAAAGATTTaataaaccttttaaaagaagtaaaatatcTGTAAATAAATGTCTGACTGATAAAACAACTGTTGAAACTAGTGACTCTGGTAGTAATGGAATCCAGGGTGAATCTGATATAACTTTTTGTATAAGATGTCATTCTGAAATAACTATCAGCAAAAAGTATCAAGATGTTGATGTattttgtagaaaatgtcaATCAGCTGAAAGAAATTTCGgtattttcaaaaatagttCTAAAACATCATATGTTGACAAATCATCTGAGAGAACTTTTAAAGATTACAGCAGAAATTCTACATCAAAGAATTTggataaatttaatattaaaaatgatgaCATGATTCATAAAAGAGAAAGAATTTCCCTTACTGACAAACAAAAATCCCTGAAGAGAGAAAATCATAGATTGACTTCTATTCCGTtgcattctgattttttatcaGCATATGGAAAAGTTGATCATTCAAGCATAAAACATTCCCTTCCTGAAGAAAGTCCTGTTGTGACAGAAGGATATAATGGTGAGGACATCAGTGATGATATTGACTATCTAGAGTCGGCCATAGACTACAGTCCCTCAGGGTTCCTCTCTAGCTTAGCCAGAATGAGCTTGGGTATGTAATTTTAGGTTAACTATATACCTACACACCAGGTAAAACATTTCTATTAAtctgtttaaggtggtacctaacactacagggagataactctgtaaagtcagctaaacgttttaattacaggaatataaaagtttctcaatgatcaaaatattttaaattttatattt
The nucleotide sequence above comes from Mytilus trossulus isolate FHL-02 chromosome 5, PNRI_Mtr1.1.1.hap1, whole genome shotgun sequence. Encoded proteins:
- the LOC134718687 gene encoding uncharacterized protein LOC134718687, giving the protein MAMETPNGIITSASSSSASSAELKSPINCISSYKRKDSLLSRWKKSGLAFRRYLNCLDAKQSDSSTDEELFNKVKTGQLTKNDYVKKSSMSKHTSNIDERLSDSSGNGATEVKNNNRISLARKCLHRDKICHKEENCVYGECCTANALLTDDYLSLHSSRNCTTDTDQSDWCQSTDLIESTCDCCSSQCDNYDMTKNCLDSCHACKKMEADQTDFYSFQGQDEDNICSDHSKLLLNQSENHKLYRTERFNKPFKRSKISVNKCLTDKTTVETSDSGSNGIQGESDITFCIRCHSEITISKKYQDVDVFCRKCQSAERNFGIFKNSSKTSYVDKSSERTFKDYSRNSTSKNLDKFNIKNDDMIHKRERISLTDKQKSLKRENHRLTSIPLHSDFLSAYGKVDHSSIKHSLPEESPVVTEGYNGEDISDDIDYLESAIDYSPSGFLSSLARMSLENLSEESTDKIHISDDDSLPPAPSFIPGFNFAMPYLSDRLKNSIAQRLGQEGNTDVRNDQIESIEYQETEHLPDSEDEESFQGRQLVVDQSTENMTEEETLTDLLTNLEKIDMLNNLLLSDQDDWDISRQIETTADTNQNKDEENGSDGGEADDEFECDCQFCVGSSLDGDGCHNNEEAAEDRISHESSEQNILSTVQNTDYGFNFWMSERDDEDDSMFTINIEELSPLDLLMNDRRSELELMFENVIIQMLAVHPDLLGEQAPPPAAQSTIQNLPITPVTSLQISQSLSCPICLCIFEDCDSTTTLPCRHHFHPLCIKAWLSKSGTCPVCRFTLE